The Cucurbita pepo subsp. pepo cultivar mu-cu-16 chromosome LG08, ASM280686v2, whole genome shotgun sequence genome contains a region encoding:
- the LOC111800136 gene encoding (-)-germacrene D synthase-like codes for MASKDNTSLDDGVVPRRFANFPPSAWGDFFISYDSNTMLEEKMVEKQLQKLKEEVMNMFVTTDKSSEKLRLIDSIQRLGLSHHFQLEINETLQLLQSSSDDDDDIYNIALKFRLLRQEGYSISSEIFNKFINEEGEFKESIVKDKSGILSLYEASHLRMNGEYTLDKALRFTTTHLQEMAMDESSPLVDEAKHALKWPIYKTVPRLMTKHYISVHQKDPPNSVLLTFAKLDYTTSQKLYQKELGQHARWWKQLNLIERLSFARDRAVESYFWALGVYYEPNYSVGRMILAKIIALATVLDDMYDVYATLDELDLFTEAIERWDTNCMEKLPEYMKIFYEVILKTYEEFEEDMSKDIINYAINYAKEAFKRQCRVYFMEAKWYHEGYVPSMEEYMKVSIVSTCYYLFAPISFLGMGVAASEEAFKWVESDPMMLKASGIIGRLMNDITSHKFDQERGDVGSAVECYMKQHGVSEEETLVALENEVVRAWKDVVEDYMKSSNISKEICMRVLNLARLSDRFYKEEDGYTFADGTTKCFIASTLVDPVPI; via the exons ATGGCCTCAAAAGATAATACCTCACTCGATGATGGGGTTGTTCCTCGTCGATTTGCAAACTTTCCACCAAGTGCATGGGGagatttcttcatttcctaTGATTCCAACACTATg CTCGAGGAGAAGATGGTCGAGAAACAGCTTCAAAAGCTTAAAGAAGAAGTGATGAACATGTTTGTGACAACAGACAAGTCTTCGGAAAAATTAAGGTTGATAGATTCAATTCAACGCTTAGGTTTGTCCCATCACTTTCAACTGGAAATTAATGAAACACTTCAACTTCTGCAAAGCTCTTCCGACGATGATGACGATATTTACAATATTGCCCTTAAGTTTCGATTGCTTAGACAAGAAGGTTATTCTATTTCATCTG AGATATTCAACAAGTTTATAAATGAAGAGGGAGAATTCAAAGAATCAATTGTGAAAGACAAAAGTGGAATATTAAGTTTGTACGAGGCGTCCCATTTAAGAATGAACGGAGAGTATACATTAGATAAAGCTTTGAGGTTCACAACTACTCATCTTCAAGAAATGGCCATGGATGAGAGCTCTCCTTTAGTAGATGAAGCCAAGCATGCTTTGAAGTGGCCAATCTATAAAACTGTGCCAAGGCTTATGACCAAGCACTACATTTCTGTCCATCAGAAGGATCCACCAAACAGTGTTTTGCTCACTTTTGCAAAGTTGGATTACACCACATCTCAAAAGCTTTATCAGAAAGAACTCGGTCAACATGCGAG GTGGTGGAAGCAGTTGAATTTAATAGAAAGACTATCTTTTGCACGAGATCGGGCAGTGGAGAGCTACTTTTGGGCGTTGGGAGTGTACTATGAACCCAACTACTCGGTTGGTAGAATGATATTAGCCAAAATTATTGCTCTAGCAACGGTTCTGGATGATATGTACGATGTATATGCTACATTGGATGAACTTGACCTATTCACAGAGGCAATTGAAAG GTGGGATACTAACTGCATGGAGAAGCTCCCAGAGTACATGAAGATATTTTATGAAGTGATATTAAAAACCTATGAAGAGTTTGAGGAAGATATGAGCAAGGACATCATTAACTATGCCATTAATTATGCAAAAGAAGCG TTTAAAAGGCAGTGTAGAGTTTATTTTATGGAAGCTAAATGGTACCATGAAGGATATGTGCCAAGCATGGAGGAGTACATGAAAGTGTCCATTGTATCCACTTGTTACTATCTTTTTGCtccaatttcatttcttgGTATGGGCGTTGCTGCTTCTGAAGAGGCTTTCAAATGGGTTGAGAGTGATCCAATGATGCTCAAGGCAAGTGGAATAATTGGGAGGCTCATGAATGACATAACTTCACACAAG TTTGACCAAGAGAGAGGGGACGTTGGGTCAGCGGTTGAATGTTACATGAAGCAACATGGAGTATCAGAAGAAGAAACGTTGGTTGCATTGGAAAATGAAGTAGTAAGAGCATGGAAAGATGTAGTTGAAGACTATATGAAATCATCCAACATTTCAAAGGAGATCTGCATGCGTGTGTTGAATCTTGCACGCCTCTCAGACCGCTTTTATAAAGAGGAAGATGGTTACACATTCGCTGATGGAACAACCAAATGTTTCATTGCCTCTACCCTTGTCGACCCCGTACCAATATGA
- the LOC111801176 gene encoding scarecrow-like protein 28 — MLAGCSSSTLLSPRNRLRSEAQPQFQACHLQLPTSMSTQRLDLPCSFSRPKDTSAATARSPSIRPVGLSVEKQNIRLPPLSSTNKQIKQEFWKEKGKNLKRIAEQIGIDDDENFISSAKRKRESRDDGGDRLILSQFGSGGGSFWFHQPDGDEEELCFLPGSEVISLPSPFLSEIADLGESSSHVKAEDGSGSGSGSGSSSSSESERFSLRRRVTTENVPTAAAAAATGVEIGNGSSRNPSYHHHQGSGLNNEREEEEGFELISLLMACVEAIGSKNIGLINHLIDKLGSRASPKGSSPISRLIAYYTEALAIRVCRVWPQVFHITPPREYDQMDDNTTGTALRLLNDVSPIPKFIHFTANEMLLRAFEGKDMVHIIDFDIKQGLQWPSLFQSLASRENPPSHVRITGIGESKQELNKTGDRLAGFAEALRLPFEFHAVVDRLEDVRLWMLHVKEQESVGVNCILQLHKTLYDGNWGALRDFLGLIRSTNPTIVVMAEQEAEHNEPRLETRVAATLKYYAAIFDSIDASLPPESTARLKIEEMFGREIRNMIGCEGRERYERHVGFKKWKKLMEQQGGLQCVGIRDDDRELLQTQFLLKMYSSAAQGFNVTKLEEEAVCLRWEEQPVYTVSGWTAAEVSGGSCSSSFNQQT; from the coding sequence ATGTTGGCCGGGTGTTCTAGTTCAACATTGCTCTCGCCAAGGAACCGATTGAGAAGTGAAGCACAGCCGCAGTTTCAAGCTTGTCATTTGCAGTTACCAACTTCAATGAGCACACAGAGATTGGATTTGCCCTGCAGCTTTTCCCGCCCGAAGGATACCTCAGCCGCCACTGCTCGATCCCCGTCGATTCGGCCGGTTGGGCTCTCGGTCGAGAAGCAGAACATTAGGCTTCCGCCGCTGTCTTCCACCAACAAGCAGATCAAGCAAGagttttggaaggaaaaaggTAAGAACTTGAAGAGAATTGCAGAACAAATTGggattgatgatgatgaaaacTTCATTAGCAGCGCcaagaggaagagagaaagCAGAGATGACGGCGGAGACCGGCTGATTCTGAGCCAATTCGGCAGCGGCGGAGGGAGTTTCTGGTTTCATCAGCCAGATGGGGATGAAGAAGAACTCTGTTTTCTTCCGGGAAGTGAAGTAATTTCTTTGCCATCGCCATTTTTGTCAGAGATCGCTGATTTGGGAGAAAGTAGCAGCCATGTGAAGGCTGAGGACGGGTCAGGCTCTGGTTCGGGCTCGGGATCGAGTTCATCGTCCGAAAGTGAAAGATTTTCATTGAGAAGAAGAGTAACAACAGAGAATGTtccaacagcagcagcagcagcagcaacaggtGTGGAAATTGGGAATGGTAGCTCAAGAAATCCTTCATATCATCACCATCAAGGATCTGGTTTGAACaatgaaagggaagaagaagaagggtttGAGCTAATCAGTCTTCTAATGGCATGTGTGGAAGCAATTGGCTCAAAGAACATTGGTTTGATAAACCATTTGATAGACAAACTTGGTAGCCGAGCATCTCCAAAAGGGTCATCACCAATTTCACGTTTGATAGCATATTACACAGAGGCTCTAGCCATCAGGGTCTGCAGAGTGTGGCCACAAGTGTTTCACATAACCCCGCCGAGGGAATACGATCAGATGGACGACAATACCACCGGGACAGCGCTTCGGCTTCTGAACGACGTGAGCCCGATCCCGAAATTCATCCACTTCACGGCGAACGAGATGTTGCTAAGAGCATTTGAAGGGAAAGACATGGTTCACATCATAGATTTTGACATAAAGCAAGGCCTGCAATGGCCAAGCTTGTTCCAAAGTTTGGCATCTAGAGAAAACCCTCCAAGTCACGTTCGAATCACCGGGATTGGTGAGTCGAAGCAGGAGTTAAACAAAACGGGAGATAGGCTGGCGGGGTTCGCCGAGGCATTGAGGTTGCCGTTCGAGTTCCACGCAGTGGTGGATCGGTTGGAGGATGTGAGGCTATGGATGCTTCATGTTAAGGAGCAAGAGAGTGTAGGCGTGAATTGCATACTCCAACTGCACAAGACACTATATGATGGGAATTGGGGAGCATTAAGGGACTTTTTGGGGCTTATCAGAAGCACAAACCCAACCATTGTCGTAATGGCCGAGCAAGAAGCCGAGCACAACGAACCGAGGTTAGAGACAAGAGTAGCAGCGACACTCAAGTACTACGCAGCCATATTCGACTCAATCGACGCAAGCCTTCCACCGGAGAGCACGGCCAGGTTAAAGATCGAGGAGATGTTTGGAAGGGAGATAAGGAACATGATAGGATGTGAAGGAAGGGAGAGGTATGAAAGACATGTTGGATttaagaaatggaagaagctGATGGAGCAGCAGGGAGGCCTGCAATGCGTCGGGATTCGGGACGACGATCGGGAGCTTCTTCAGACCCAATTCCTCTTGAAAATGTACTCATCAGCAGCTCAAGGATTCAATGTGACAAAGCTGGAAGAAGAAGCAGTTTGCCTGAGATGGGAAGAGCAGCCAGTTTACACAGTTTCAGGATGGACAGCAGCAGAGGTTTCAGGTGGAAGTTGTTCATCATCATTTAACCAACAAACTTGA
- the LOC111799727 gene encoding F-box protein PP2-A12-like: protein MGVNFSAFFRLHNGSHLPSPPPPPYPCLGDLSESCVAAVMEYLSPVEICKLARLNQAFRAASWADCVWESKLPLNYRFLVRRVIGDFAPIMSKREIYTRLCQQNPLDGGNKKFWLDKYSSGVCLSISSMDLRITGIDDRRYWNRISTEESRFNTVAYLQQTWWLEVGGEVEFPLPPGTYSLYFRLQLGQTSWRFGRKIHNLEHVHGWNIKPTQFQLWTSDGQHTKTEHYLNEAGKWTLHHAGNFHVDARNESIRIKFSMTQIDCTHTKGGLCLDSVLICPVGYYQRSKCH from the exons ATGGGTGTTAATTTCTCCGCGTTTTTTCGCCTCCATAATGGGTCTCACCTGCCgtcaccgccgccgccgccgtacCCCTGTCTCGGGGACTTGTCGGAGAGCTGTGTGGCGGCTGTTATGGAGTATTTGAGTCCGGTGGAGATTTGTAAACTGGCAAGGCTGAATCAGGCCTTTCGTGCGGCTTCCTGGGCCGATTGCGTTTGGGAATCTAAATTGCCCCTTAATTATAGGTTTCTTGTTCGACGAGTTATTGGGGATTTTGCTCCGATTATGAGCAAAAGAGAGATTTACACGAGGCTTTGTCAGCAGAATCCATTAGATGGTGGAAATAAG AAATTTTGGCTGGATAAATACTCCAGCGGTGTTTGTTTATCGATTTCTTCAATGGATTTGAGGATTACTGGGATTGATGATCGGAGATATTGGAATCGTATCTCGACTGAAGAATCCAG ATTCAATACTGTTGCATATCTTCAGCAAACATGGTGGCTTGAAGTTGGTGGAGAGGTAGAGTTTCCATTGCCACCAGGAACTTACAGCCTATACTTCAGGTTGCAATTGGGTCAGACCTCGTGGAGGTTTGGTCGTAAAATCCATAACCTCGAGCACGTTCATGGCTGGAACATAAAGCCCACACAATTCCAGCTTTGGACTTCAGATGGCCAGCACACCAAAACTGAACACTATTTAAACGAAGCTGGGAAATGGACTCTGCATCATGCAGGTAACTTTCATGTCGATGCTCGAAACGAGTCGATAAGGATCAAATTCTCTATGACTCAAATCGACTGCACACACACAAAAGGTGGTCTCTGTTTAGACTCAGTGCTGATTTGCCCAGTCGGGTATTATCAGAGATCGAAGTGTCATTGA
- the LOC111801106 gene encoding ethylene-responsive transcription factor ERF026-like has translation MASTSSNKHHHYKGIRCRSGKWVSEIREPRKTTRIWLGTYPSPEMAAAAYDVAALALKGCNAVLNFPDSIGSYPVPTSMSPADIRVAAATAAAASKRIDHEEGSYNSHHQSPPPDEFVDEEALFGMPNLLVDMAEGMLLSPPRISSSPSRHEYYSWNSSGDGNLWSYY, from the coding sequence ATGGCCTCTACCTCCTCCAACAAGCATCATCACTACAAGGGAATCCGCTGCCGGAGCGGGAAATGGGTGTCGGAGATTCGAGAGCCCCGTAAGACGACTCGAATATGGCTCGGAACTTACCCTTCTCCGGAGATGGCTGCTGCTGCCTACGACGTGGCTGCGCTCGCTCTAAAGGGTTGCAATGCTGTTCTCAACTTCCCCGACTCAATTGGGTCGTACCCGGTTCCAACTTCCATGTCTCCGGCTGATATTCGTGTTGCTGCTGCTACTGCTGCCGCTGCATCTAAAAGGATTGACCATGAAGAAGGAAGTTACAATAGTCACCACCAATCTCCACCACCCGACGAGTTCGTCGACGAAGAGGCGCTTTTTGGAATGCCAAATCTACTCGTTGACATGGCGGAGGGAATGCTGTTGTCGCCGCCACGAATTAGCTCATCGCCGTCTCGACATGAGTATTACTCGTGGAACTCGAGTGGAGATGGGAATCTATGGAGCTACTATTAG
- the LOC111800708 gene encoding lysophospholipid acyltransferase 1-like codes for MGLEMESLAASIGVSVAVLRFLLCFVATIPVSFLWRIVPGRLPKHLYSALSGVLLSYLSFGFSSNLHFLVPMSLGYASMVLFRRHCGLITFFLGFGYLIGCHVYYMSGDAWKEGGIDATGALMVLTLKVISCAINYNDGLLKEEEGLSEAQKKNRLIKLPSLIEYIGYCLCCGSHFAGPVYEMKDYLEWTDGKGIWKHDEQNPPPSPYWATIRALLQAGFCMGLYLYLVPQFPLSRFIDPVYHDWPFWKRLGYQYMAGFTARWKYYFIWSISEASIIISGLGFSGWTKSSPPKPRWDRAKNVDILALEFVKSAVEIPLKWNIQVSTWLRHYVYERLVQKGKKPGFFQLLATQTVSAVWHGLYPGYIIFFVQSAVMIAGSRVIYRWQQAIPPSMAFLKSVLGFFNFAYTVLVLNYSCVGFMVLSLHETLASYGSVYYIGTIIPVTLILLGSIIKPAPARSKARKDK; via the exons ATGGGCCTGGAGATGGAATCCCTGGCTGCCTCTATTGGCGTCTCCGTCGCGGTTCTCCGGTTCCTTCTCTGTTTCGTTGCCACAATTCCGGTCAGTTTTCTATGGCGGATTGTTCCAGGTCGCCTCCCCAAGCATCTCTATTCTGCCCTCTCTGGTGTTCTTCTCTCTTATCTCTCATTTGGGTTCTCTTCGAACCTCCATTTCTTGGTTCCTATGTCGCTGGGTTATGCTTCCATGGTCCTCTTCCGTCGCCATTGCGGCTTGATTACCTTCTTCTTGGGTTTTGGCTATCTCATTGGATG CCATGTATATTACATGAGTGGAGATGCTTGGAAGGAAGGAGGAATCGATGCAACTG GGGCCTTGATGGTGTTGACGCTGAAGGTCATTTCATGTGCGATAAATTATAACGATGGGTtgttaaaagaagaagaaggtttaAGTGAGGCTCAAAAGAAGAATCGATTGATTAAGCTGCCTTCATTAATTGAGTACATTGGTTACTGCCTCTGCTGTGGCAGCCACTTTGCTGGCCctgtttatgaaatgaaggATTATCTTGAGTGGACTGATGGAAAAGGG attTGGAAGCATGATGAACAAAACCCACCTCCATCACCATATTGGGCAACCATTAGAGCTCTTCTCCAAGCTGGTTTTTGCATGGGCTTGTATTTGTACTTGGTACCGCAGTTTCCATTGTCCCGCTTCATTGATCCGGTCTACCATGATTGGCCATTCTGGAAGCGTCTTGGGTACCAATATATGGCAGGCTTCACCGCACGCTGGAAATATTACTTCATCTGGTCAATTTCCGAGGCCTCCATCATTATTTCTGGCTTGGGTTTCAGTGGTTGGACGAAATCTTCCCCACCTAAACCACGCTGGGACCGTGCAAAGAATGTCGACATTCTTGCACTTGAGTTCGTGAAGAGTGCAGTTGAGATTCCTCTTAAATGGAATATTCAAGTCAGCACCTGGCTTCGCCATT ATGTTTATGAGAGATTGgttcaaaagggaaagaaaccTGGTTTCTTTCAGCTGCTGGCAACACAGACTGTCAGTGCTGTTTGGCAT GGTCTGTATCCTGGGTACATCATCTTCTTTGTTCAGTCAGCTGTGATGATTGCTGGTTCAAGAG TTATTTACAGATGGCAACAAGCTATTCCTCCATCCATGGCTTTCCTCAAAAGCGTACTCGGATTTTTCAACTTTGCTTACACAGTCTTGGTTCTGAACTACTCCTGTGTCGGCTTCATG GTCTTGAGCTTGCACGAGACACTTGCCTCGTATGGAAGCGTGTACTACATTGGAACCATCATTCCCGTCACGCTAATCTTACTTGGTTCGATAATTAAACCCGCACCGGCTAGATCGAAAGCTAGAAAAGATAAGTGA